Proteins from a single region of Primulina tabacum isolate GXHZ01 chromosome 5, ASM2559414v2, whole genome shotgun sequence:
- the LOC142547684 gene encoding protein unc-13 homolog, with the protein MPCDSDMDSDSSSDLIYPFGKLDGVFSDDFLEAAGEIFFTACRSSPGFGGRSAATKHNPSADNGADGIGSGPGSPVKWSGVGMAVTSRLKRALGLKMVKKSPPSRRASMCGSNPSSGMVFTEAQAARARRPMTAAEVMRRQLRMTEESDNRLRKTITRTLVGKTSKRAEAIILPLELLRHLKPSEFNNGEEFYQWQRRKLKILEEGLLLHPSVPLEKSDSFAVKLTEIIQSSETKAIETGKNSETMKTLSHCVVSLASRGLDGKKTDSCHWADGYPLNVYIYNALLYSVFDIKDESLVLDEVDELLELIKKTWPVLGINRSIHNLSLFWVFFKQYVATGDVESDLLGASIVILNDVADDARRVEKDDIYVKMLACVLNAVKRWSEKRLLDYHGNFDRGTTRIMENVLPLAISATKILEEDVPCYVSVEKGEVADDLDGNTVARYIRSSIRNAFAKILEDQNINGKSQETREVNEVLMKLTRETEELAAKEKDIFTPILKKWNQHAARLAAATLHSCYGTLLKRYLTGTSSFTNEAVLVLQKAKKLEKVLIQMMVDGSATGEDGFKEIISYEVDYIIRRLLKQWIQERLKKSKEFIEQSKESETWNPKSKSEPYAHSAVELVRFAKEAVESFFEIPANIPENLVYDLTDGLGHFFQDYINFVASCGSKQNYLPTLPPLTRCSPDSKFAKLWKIASCNTGVDESSEKVWHSGNNFNPSISRGTQRLYMRLNTLQYLIYQLHSLDKTLSVSQNVISSPKSRKRNKQLGSSYFEHCQTAIQVGLQQVSEVAAYRLIFLDSSSVFYGSLYAGDVMNARIIPALRTLKQNIAVLCEIITNGAQVLALKEVMKASFEAYLMVLLAGGSSRAFSRSDHAMIEEDFRDLKKLLCTCGESLIVEDVLEREAEMIEGVVALMSESTEQLIEHFNIVACEASGIGFMVEGLKLPILRTGKWNRSDPDTILRILCHRNEEGANQFLKKTFQLAKRRASIVV; encoded by the exons ATGCCATGCGATTCTGACATGGACTCGGACTCCTCATCAGATCTCATTTACCCATTCGGGAAACTAGATGGTGTCTTCAGCGACGATTTTCTTGAAGCCGCCGGAGAAATCTTCTTCACTGCATGCAGGTCTTCGCCCGGGTTTGGTGGCCGAAGTGCTGCCACAAAACACAATCCATCAGCTGATAATGGGGCGGATGGGATCGGATCGGGTCCTGGGTCTCCTGTCAAGTGGTCTGGGGTGGGGATGGCGGTGACGAGCCGGTTAAAGAGGGCGTTGGGATTGAAGATGGTGAAGAAGTCTCCGCCGTCGAGGCGGGCGAGCATGTGCGGGTCGAACCCGTCGAGTGGGATGGTTTTCACTGAGGCGCAAGCCGCGAGGGCGAGGCGGCCGATGACTGCAGCGGAGGTAATGAGGAGGCAGCTGAGGATGACAGAGGAGAGTGACAACAGGCTACGTAAAACTATCACAAGAACCCTTGTTGGCAAA ACAAGTAAGCGAGCAGAGGCGATCATCCTTCCTCTCGAACTACTCCGCCATCTTAAACCATCCGAATTTAACAACGGAGAGGAATTCTATCAATGGCAGAGACGGAAGTTGAAGATTCTAGAGGAGGGACTACTCCTCCACCCTTCAGTTCCACTAGAAAAATCAGACTCCTTTGCTGTTAAACTTACAGAAAtaattcaatcttcagaaacgAAGGCGATAGAAACCGGGAAAAACTCCGAAACCATGAAAACACTTAGCCATTGTGTCGTATCTTTAGCAAGCCGAGGCCTTGATGGCAAGAAAACTGATTCATGCCATTGGGCCGATGGATACCCTTTAAATGTCTACATTTACAACGCCTTGTTGTACTCGGTGTTCGATATTAAGGATGAGAGTCTAGTCCTGGATGAGGTTGATGAGTTGCTCGAACTGATTAAGAAAACATGGCCTGTGTTGGGGATTAACCGGTCAATCCACAACTTGTCTCTCTTTTGGGTATTTTTCAAGCAGTATGTTGCGACGGGGGACGTGGAGTCGGATCTTCTGGGGGCTTCAATCGTGATCTTGAATGACGTAGCAGATGATGCTAGAAGGGTTGAAAAAGATGACATTTATGTTAAGATGTTGGCTTGTGTGTTGAATGCTGTAAAGAGATGGTCTGAGAAGAGATTGCTAGATTATCATGGGAATTTCGATCGCGGGACAACTCGCATAATGGAAAATGTTCTTCCTTTAGCTATTTCAGCCACAAAGATTTTGGAAGAGGATGTACCTTGCTATGTTAGTGTAGAAAAGGGAGAAGTGGCTGATGATTTAGATGGCAATACGGTTGCTCGATACATCCGATCGTCGATAAGAAATGCGTTTGCTAAG ATTCTAGAAGATCAAAACATCAATGGGAAGAGTCAAGAAACAAGAGAAGTGAATGAGGTGCTGATGAAACTTACCAGAGAAACCGAAGAGTTGGCAGCAAAGGAGAAAGATATATTCACCCCTATTCTCAAGAAATGGAACCAGCATGCTGCTAGACTTGCTGCTGCGACTCTGCATTCTTGCTACGGCACGTTGCTGAAACGGTACCTTACTGGAACATCCTCGTTCACAAACGAAGCAGTGTTGGTCTTACAGAAGGCTAAAAAGCTCGAAAAGGTGCTGATACAAATGATGGTTGATGGCTCTGCTACTGGTGAAGATGGATTCAAAGAAATCATTTCTTACGAAGTCGATTATATCATAAGAAGATTGTTAAAACAATGGATTCAAGAAAGGTTGAAAAAAAGCAAGGAATTTATCGAGCAATCCAAAGAAAGTGAA ACATGGAATCCAAAGAGCAAAAGTGAGCCATACGCGCATTCGGCCGTGGAACTAGTGAGATTCGCCAAGGAAGCTGTGGAGAGCTTTTTTGAAATTCCGGCTAACATACCTGAGAACTTAGTTTATGATCTTACGGATGGATTGGGGCATTTCTTCCAAGATTACATTAATTTTGTTGCATCATGTG GATCAAAACAAAACTATCTCCCTACACTTCCTCCTCTGACAAGATGTAGCCCTGactcaaaatttgcaaaactTTGGAAGATAGCATCTTGCAATACCGGTGTAGACGAGTCAAGCGAAAAAGTATGGCATTCCGGAAACAACTTTAATCCTTCCATAAGTCGAGGGACACAACGTCTTTACATGAGGCTCAACACCTTGCAGTACCTTATCTACCAACTTCACTCCTTAGATAAAACACTATCCGTCTCCCAAAATGTGATCTCTTCACCTAAAAGCCGTAAAAGAAACAAGCAACTTGGAAGTTCCTATTTCGAACATTGCCAAACTGCCATCCAAGTCGGGTTACAACAAGTGTCGGAAGTTGCAGCCTATCGTCTGATATTCCTTGACTCGAGCTCGGTTTTCTATGGAAGTTTATACGCTGGAGATGTGATGAATGCACGAATTATACCAGCACTGAGAACACTGAAGCAAAATATTGCTGTTCTATGCGAAATAATTACTAACGGGGCTCAGGTACTAGCTCTAAAAGAAGTGATGAAGGCTTCGTTTGAGGCCTACCTAATGGTTTTGCTGGCCGGTGGGAGTTCGCGGGCCTTTTCTAGATCTGATCATGCCATGATTGAAGAAGATTTTAGAGATTTAAAGAAGCTCTTGTGTACATGTGGAGAAAGTTTGATAGTCGAAGATGTGCTTGAAAGGGAAGCTGAGATGATCGAAGGTGTGGTGGCATTGATGAGCGAATCAACCGAGCAACTAATCGAACATTTCAACATCGTGGCTTGTGAAGCTAGTGGGATAGGATTCATGGTTGAAGGTCTGAAACTACCTATTCTGCGGACAGGGAAATGGAACCGGTCTGATCCCGACACCATATTGAGAATCCTTTGCCATAGAAATGAGGAAGGGGCTAACCAATTCTTGAAGAAAACATTCCAACTGGCAAAGAGAAGGGCATCTATTGTGGTGTAA
- the LOC142544473 gene encoding uncharacterized protein LOC142544473, giving the protein MTAAGPITWQHFKEAFLKQYYPAEVRLQKLSEFENFSQAPDMSVVEYTSQFNTLGSYAPAIMADEVLKLHRFKKGLNIRIQSALAVYQPANFSDLMGAAIRAEADIRHREGENRNERPLNSQPTQGRSVFKRPNQSGGPPSGIAECPTAANRPVEPNRGTEPNAGAGPSKPKEDKPNATIFAITQEEGDEANEVVSGTILIQQVPAYALFECGATHSFMSKRFAKKLGHKPENLAEPFQKATPSSRAIETHEIYRDCKISISNQAFSADLIQLIMVDFDIILRMDWLARNNAIVDCKGKRVNLRTPNQEEVMFHGKSKEQKSVLSASQAWRAMKSGEDVYLAMVSELKEEVELKLGDIPIVREFPDVFPKELSGTDPNREVEFEIQPGSRCCTNLQSTLQNGTTELKELKEQLQELLDKRKIRPRAAVFSKLDLRTGYHQLKVRAEYIPKTAFRTRYGHYDFTVMPFGLTNASAAFMDLMNRVVKPFLDQFIVVFIDNILVYSSDETSHEEHLHLALQTLRENKLYAKFSKCEFWLRSVSFLGHVTSRPGMSADPRKEEAITEWPKPKNATDIRSFLGLAGYYRKFVEGFSSIGSATDKTHSRRILNSSGMRIVRRVSRH; this is encoded by the exons ATGACAGCTGCAGGGCCAATCACGTGGCAACATTTTAAAGAAGCTTTCCTGAAACAGTACTATCCAGCCGAGGTCAGACTGCAGAAACTgagtgagtttgaaaatttCAGTCAAGCTCCAGACATGTCAGTTGTGGAGTACACCTCCCAGTTCAATACCCTTGGATCATATGCTCCGGCAATCATGGCGGACGAAGTTCTGAAATTGCACCGCTTTAAGAAGGGGTTGAACATCAGGATCCAATCAGCTCTAGCAGTCTACCAACCTGCTAACTTTTCAGACCTAATGGGCGCGGCTATTCGAGCCGAAGCTGACATTCGTCATAGGGAAGGGGAAAACAGGAACGAACGACCTCTTAACAGCCAGCCTACTCAAGGCAGATCAGTGTTCAAGAGGCCCAATCAGTCAGGTGGACCTCCCTCAGG AATTGCAGAGTGTCCTACCGCCGCCAACCGACCAGTAGAGCCGAACAGAGGAACTGAGCCAAATGCGGGAGCAGGCCCTAGTAAACCAAAGGAGGACAAACCTAACGCCACGATCTTTGCCATCACTCAGGAAGAGGGAGACGAAGCCAATGAAGTCGTTTCAGGTACCATACTTATTCAGCAAGTGCCTGCTTATGCATTATTTGAGTGTGGTGCTACCCACTCTtttatgtctaagagatttgctaAGAAGTTAGGACATAAGCCCGAGAATCTAGCTGAACCCTTTCAAAAAGCCACACCTTCAAGTAGGGCCATTGAAACTCACGAAATTTACAGAGATTGTAAAATCAGTATCAGTAATCAGGCTTTTAGTGCCGACCTAATACAGTTGATCATGGTCGACTTCGACATCATCTTAaggatggattggttagccagaAACAACGCAATAGTAGACTGTAAGGGTAAGAGAGTCAATCTCAGGACACCAAATCAGGAAGAAGTCATGTTCCACGGTAAATCCAAGGAACAAAAATCGGTGCTTTCCGCATCTCAAGCTTGGAGAGCCATGAAATCCGGAGAAGACGTCTACCTAGCAATGGTCAGTGAATTAAAAGAGGAAGTCGAGCTGAAACTGGGGGACATCCCGATAGTGAGAGAATTCCCAGATGTTTTTCCAAAAGAACTCTCGGGGACGGACCCGAACCGCGAAGTGGAGTTCGAGATCCAACCTGGTTCCCGGTGCTGCACCAATCTCCAAAGCACATTACAAAATGGCACCACCgaactcaaggagctaaaagaacaactccaagaattgctagataaAAGGAAAATTCGACCGA GAGCCGCCGTCTTTTCTAAACTGGACCTGAGGACaggttaccatcagttgaaggtcagggctgaatATATCCCCAAAACAGCCTTtcgaaccagatatgggcattatgacttcacagtgatgccttttggactAACCAACGCATcggcagcattcatggacctgatgaacAGAGTAGTCAAGCCATTCTTGGATCAGTTCATAGTAGTATTCATCGACAACATCCTCGTCTATTCCTCTGACGAGACGAGCCACGAAGAGCACCTTCACCTTGCTCTGCAAACCTTAAGAGAGAATAAGCTCTATGCTAAGTTTagcaaatgtgaattctggctaagGAGTGTGTCATTTCTAGGACACGTGACCTCGAGACCAGGAATGTCAGCGGATCCAAGGAAAGAAGAGGCGATTACAGAGTGGCCGaaacctaagaacgccaccgacATCAGAAGTTTTCTTGGATTGGCAGGTTACTACCGGAAGTTTGTCGAAGGTTTCTCCTCGATAGGCAGTGCCACTGACAAGACTCACAGCAGAAGAATTCTAAATTCATCTGGAATGAGGATTGTGAGAAGAGTTTCCAGGCACTGA